CCCAGGAGAAGGGCGCCGGCCCGGTCCTCGGCATCTTCTCCACCGGTCCGGAGATCCGTAACGCGGCGCAGAACCTCGCCACGGAGATCATCGGCACGGTCGTGCTGATCCTCGCGGTCCTCACGCAGGGCCTGAACGACAAGGGCAACGGCCTCGGCATCCTCGGCGGTCTGATCACCGCGTTCGTGGTGGTGTCGATCGGTCTCTCCCTCGGCGGCCCGACGGGCTACGCGATCAACCCGGCCCGTGACCTGGGCCCGCGTATCGTGCACGCCCTGCTGCCGCTGCCCAACAAGGGCGGTTCCGACTGGGCTTACGCCTGGATCCCGATCGTCGGTCCGCTGGTCGGCGGCGCGATCGCTGCAGGCATCTACAACGTCGCATTCGCTTAAGACGTATAAGCACGCGCCGTACGTAAAGCCCCCTCACCACGGATCTTTCAGGAGCACACAGTGACCGACGCCCACACCGCAGGCCCGTTCATCGCCGCGATCGACCAGGGCACGACCTCCTCGCGCTGCATCGTCTTCGACAAGGACGGCCGGATCGTCTCCGTCGACCAGAAGGAGCACGAGCAGATCTTCCCGAAGCCGGGCTGGGTCGAGCACAACGCCAACGAGATCTGGACCAACGTCCAGGAGGTCGTCGCCGGAGCCATCCAGAAGGCCGGCATCACCCGTGACGACATCAAGGCCATCGGCATCACCAACCAGCGCGAGACCACCGTGCTGTGGGACAAGAACACCGGTGAGCCCGTCTACAACGCCCTCGTCTGGCAGGACACCCGCACCGACAGCCTCTGCAGGGAGCTGGGCCGCAACGTCGGCCAGGACCGCTTCCGCCGCGAGACCGGTCTCCCGCTGGCCTCGTACTTCTCCGGCCCCAAGGCCCGCTGGCTGCTCGACAACGTCGAGGGCCTCAAGGAGCGCGCCGAGGCCGGCGACATCCTCTTCGGCACCATGGACACCTGGGTCATCTGGAACCTGACCGGTGGTGTCGACGGCGGCAAGCACGTCACCGACGTGACCAACGCCTCCCGCACCCTTCTCATGAACCTGCACACCATGCAGTGGGACGAGAAGATCGCCGAGTCGATCGGTGTGCCGCTGCAGATCCTGCCCGAGATCCGCTCCTCCGCCGAGGTCTACGGCGAGGTCACCGGCGGCAAGCTCGGCGACCTGCTCGGCGGCATCCCGGTCGCCTCCGCGCTCGGTGACCAGCAGGCGGCCCTGTTCGGCCAGTGCTGCTTCGCCGAGGGCGAGACCAAGTCCACCTACGGCACCGGCACCTTCATGGTGATGAACACCGGCGACAAGATCATCAACTCTTACGCCGGTCTGCTGACCACGGTCGGTTACAAGATCGGCGAGCAGCCGACGGTGTACGCCCTGGAGGGCTCGATCGCCGTCACCGGCTCGCTGGTGCAGTGGATGCGCGACCAGATGGGCCTCATCTCCACCGCCGCCGAGATCGAGACGCTCGCGCTCTCGGTCGAGGACAACGGCGGTGCCTACTTCGTGCCGGCCTTCTCCGGCCTGTTCGCCCCGCACTGGCGTTCCGACGCCCGCGGTGTGATCGCCGGTCTGACCCGGTACGTCACCAAGGCGCACCTCGCGCGCGCCGTCCTGGAGGCCACCGCCTGGCAGACCCGGGAGATCGCCGACGCCATGGTGAAGGACTCCGGCGACGAGCTGGTGGCCCTCAAGGTCGACGGTGGCATGACCGCCAACAACCTGCTGATGCAGACGCTCTCCGACGTCCTGGACGCGCCAGTGGTGCGCCCGATGGTCGCCGAGACCACCTGCCTCGGCGCCGCCTACGCCGCCGGCCTCGCCGTCGGCTTCTGGTCCAGCACCGACGAACTGCGCGCCAACTGGCGCCGGGCCGCCGAGTGGACCCCCCGCATGGACGCGGAGACCCGCGACCGTGAGTACAAGAACTGGCTCAAGGCCGTCGACCGGACCATGGGCTGGATCGAGGACGAGAGCTGAGCTGCCCCACAGACCAGCTCTGACGAGGAGTAAGTACCCGACATGACCAGTCAGTCCACCCTGCAGTCCGTGCCTGCCCTCGGGACGCACCCGGCCTCGGGCTCCAACCCGAGCCGCGCCGAGACCCGGGAGCAGCTCTCCAAGGCGTCGTACGACCTTCTGGTGATCGGCGGCGGCATCCTGGGCATCTCCACCGCCTGGCACGCCGCGCAGTCCGGCCTGAGGGTGGCTCTGGTCGACGCCGGCGACTTCGCCGGCGCCACCTCCTCCGCCTCCTCCAAGCTGCTCCACGGCGGTCTGCGCTACCTGCAGACCGGTGCGGTGAAGCTGGTGGCGGAGAACCACTTCGAGCGCCGTGCGGTCTCCCGTCAGGTGGCCCCCCACCTGGCGAACCCGCTCACCTTCTACCTCCCCGTGTACAAGGGCGGGCCGCACGGCGCGGCGAAGCTCGGCGCGGGCGTCTTCGCCTACTCCGCGCTCTCCGCGTTCGGCGACGGCGTCGGCCACCTGCTCTCCCCCGCCCGGGCGGCGCAGGACGTGCCCGAGCTGCGCACCGAGAACCTCAAGGCCGTGGCCGTGTACGGCGACGACCAGATGAACGACGCGCGCATGGCGCTGATGACGGTCCGTGCGGCCGTCGAGTCGGGCGCCGTCGTCCTCAACCACGCCGAGGTCACCGGGCTGCGGTTCACCAAGGGCCGGGTCACCGGCGCCGAGCTCAAGGACCGGCTCTCCGGTGCGGAGTTCGGGGTCAACGCCCGCCTGGTGCTGAACGCGACCGGCCCCTGGGTGGACCACCTGCGCAAGCTGGAGGACCCGAACGCGGCGCCGTCCATCCGCCTGTCGAAGGGCGCGCACCTGGTCCTGAAGCGGACCTCCCCGTGGAAGGCCGCGCTGGCGACCCCCATCGACAAGTACCGGATCACCTTCGCCCTCCCCTGGGAGGACATGCTGCTGCTCGGCACGACCGACGAGGAGTACGAGGGCGACCCGGCGGACGTCGACGTCAACGAGAAGGACATAGCCCAGATCCTGGACGAGGCCGCGTTCTCCGTGCGCGACCAGCAGCTCAAGCGTGACCTCATCACCTACGCGTTCGCCGGTCTGCGGGTGCTGCCGGGCGGCCCCGGCGACACCGCCAAGGCCAAGCGCGAGACCGTGGTGACCGAGGGCAAGGGCGGCATGCTGTCCGTCGCGGGCGGCAAGTGGACGACGTTCCGGCACATCGGCCGTACGGTGATGCAGAAGCTGGAGGCGCTGCCGGGTCACCCTCTCGGCGATGACTTCGAACCGATCTCCTCGCTGCCGAAGAAGCTGCCGCTGCCCGGTGTCGCCAACCCGCGCGCGGTCGCCCACCGCCTGCTGGTGGACCACCCGGCCCCGGGTCCGCGCATGGCCGCCGACACCGCCAAGCACCTGGCGACGCACTACGGTTCGCTGGCCTTCGACATCGCCCGCCTGGCGAACGAGAACCCGGATCTGGCCGAGCGCGTCCACCCCGACGCCCCGGAGATCTGGGCGCAGGTCGTCTGGGCCCGCGACCACGAGTGGGCCGAGACGCAGGACGACGTGCTGCGCCGCCGTACGACGCTGACCATCCGGGGCCTGGCCACGGACGAGGTCCGCGCCAAGGTGCAGGACCTGCTCGACAAGAAGTAACCGGTCACGGCACAGGGGCTGTTCCACGGCGGTGGGGCGGCCCCTTCCGCCTGCTCGGGGGCATTGTCAGTGCCGGGTGCTTCCATGGGGGCATGAACAACGATCACGTGGATCCGGCGGACGTCGCGGCCCTGCGCGAGGCGTTCGGCATCGGCGACGGGGGCGAGTCGGCGCTGGGCTGGGAGGCGGTGCGGGCCTTCGAGGCGGAGCACGGCGTGATACTGCCGGAGCCGTACCGGACGTGCGTCGCGGAGGTGACGGACGGGTCGTTCCAGGGACCGCCGGAGTACGGACTGGTGGCACTGGCCGAGGGCGGCGGCAAGCAGCGGCTGGCCGAGCCGTTCCCCCTCACCCGGATATGGCTGTGGGAGGAGGACGACGGGGGGTACGAGGATCCGGACGCCGTCGTCGAGCAGGTCGCCGGTGACGGGTCGATCGTGCTGGGCACCGACGGCTGCGGCATGGACTGGCATCTGATCGTCAGCGGTCCCCACCGGGGTCATATATGGCAGATCACCGGCGAGGGCGCGGTTCCGTTCGGCGCGGAGTTCGGTCATACCACGGCCGAACCGGGCTTCGCCGGCTGGGTGCGGCACTGGGCGGACGGCAAGGAGTGGTTCGACGGCTCGGCCACCTGAGGTCCGGCCGCATAATGTGCTGAGACATCCGATGTCTGAGGCATGGGGCGGGCGACAGGAGGCCGGGCATGGCAGTCACCGACGAGGCGATCGAGAAGATCAAGGACATGATCGTCTCCGGTGCGCTGCGCCCCGGAGACCGGTTGCCCAAGGAGAGCGAACTGGCGGCCGAATTGGGCCTGTCCCGCAATTCGCTGCGGGAGGCCGTACGGGCCCTGTCGCTGATCCGGATCCTGGACGTGCGCCAGGGCGACGGCACCTATGTCACCAGCCTCGACCCGCAGCTGCTGCTGGAGGCGATGAGCTTCGTCGTGGACTTCCACCGCGACGACACCGTGCTGGAGTTCCTGGCGGTGCGCCGGATCCTGGAGCCGGCCGCGACAGCGATGGCGGCCTTCAAGATCAGCGAGCAGCAACTGGACGCCCTGTCCGCCCAGTTGGACGCGCTCGGCGAGGAACCCTCGGTGGAGGAGCTGGTCGCCGCCGACCTGGAGTTCCATCGCGGCATCGTGCGCGGCGCCGGCAACTCGGTGCTGTGCTCGCTGCTGGACGGCCTGTCGGGGCCAACCACACGGGCCCGGATCTGGCGCGGTCTGACCCAGGAGGACGCGGTGGGCCGCACCCTGCGCGAGCACCGGGCGATCCTGGCCGCACTGCGCGACCGGGACGCGGAGGCGGCCCGCTCCTGGGCGACCGTGCACATCGCGAGCGTGGAGCAGTGGCTGCGCAGCACGCTGTGAAACGCCTGTACGGAACGGTCGGGGCTCCCGGTTGACGGAGGGTGTTCCCCGGTGGCGATCGGGGCAGTGATCCGGTCACTCCCCCACGCAGGGGGCTGCGGGCGCCCCCGCCGGACGCCGTAAGGTTGGTGAGTCAAGCGAGGGCACGTCGGAAGGAGGCACTGGGTGATCGAGCTGGAGGGGGTTCCCGAGCTGATCGACCCAGTCATGGTGGCCGCGTTCGAGGGCTGGAACGATGCCGGCGACGCCGCCTCCACGGCGGTCGCGCATCTGGAACGCGAATGGAAGGGCGAGGTGTTCGCGGCGCTGGACGCCGAGGACTACTACGACTTCCAGGTGAACCGCCCCACGGTGTTCATGGACGGCGGTGTACGCAAGATCACCTGGCCGACGACAAGGCTGTCGGTGGTGCGGGTCGGCGGCGAGAAGCCGCGTGACCTGGTGCTGGTCCGCGGCATCGAACCGTCCATGCGCTGGCGCTCGTTCTGCAACGAGCTGCTCGGCTTCGCGCACGAGCTGGGCGTGGAGTTGGTGGTCATCCTGGGCGCGCTGCTCGGTGACACCCCGCACACGCGTCCGGTGCCGGTCAGCGGGGTCACGTCAGACCCGGACCTGGCCGAGCGGATGGATCTGGAGGAGACCAAGTACGAGGGCCCGACGGGCATCGTCGGCGTCCTGCAGGAGGCGTGCACGCACGCCGGTGTCCCGGCGGTGTCGCTGTGGGCGGCCGTACCGCACTACGTCTCCCAGCCGCCCAACCCCAAGGCCACGCTGGCGCTGCTCAACCGCCTGGAGGACCTGCTGGACCTGCGCATTCCGCAGGGCGAGCTGCCCGAGGACGCGCGGGCCTGGCAGGTCGGTGTGGACCAGCTGGCCGCCGAGGACAGCGAGGTCGCCGAGTACGTCCAGACGCTGGAGGAGGCCCGGGACACCGCGGAGCTGCCGGAGGCGTCGGGTGAGGCGATCGCCCGCGAGTTCGAACGGTATCTGCGGCGCCGGGACGTCAGCCCGCCCCCTCCGGGCGGGCACGCGACGGCGGACGGCGGGGACGGCGGGCCCTGGCTTCGGGACAGCCCGAGCGGGAAGACGCGCCCGCCGAATGCCTCGGGCGGTTCCGGCGGTTCCGGCGGTTCGAAGGGCACCGACTCCAAGGGCGACGACGAGGACGACCCGGAGGACTGAGAGTACGGAAAGGGCGGTTCCCTCTGCCGGGAACCGCCCTTTCTGCCGCACCCCTACTTTTTTGGGGGGCGGCTCTGCTCGGCGCTTAGAGAGCCACTCCCAGCAGCGCGTCCACCGCTCGCGTCACCACGCCCGGCGCGCCCGTGTCGGTGCCGTCCTCCGTCTCCTGCCGCTCCGCCCAGCGGTCCACCGCGGCCAGCGCCGCGGGCGCGTCGAGGTCGTTCGTGAGGGCCTCACGGATTTCCTCGACCAGCGCGTCGGCGGACGGGCCGTCGGGGCGGGAGACGGCGGCGCGCCAGCGGCCGAGGCGGGCCATGGCGTCCTGGAGGACCTCGTCGGTCCACTCCCAGTCGGCGCGGTAGTGGTGGCCCAGCAGGGCGAGGCGGATGGCGGCCGGGTCAACGCCGTCGCGGCGCAGCTGCGAGACGAAGACGAGGTTGCCCTTGGACTTGGACATCTTCGCGCCGTGCAGGGCGACCATGCCGGCGTGCACATAGGCCTTGGCCATGGGGAACTCGCCAGTGAGCACCTGGGCGTGCGAGGCGCCCATCTCGTGGTGCGGGAAGGCGAGGTCGGAGCCGCCGCCCTGGACGTCGAAGCCCATGCCGAGGTGGTCGAGGGCGATGGCCACACACTCGATGTGCCAGCCGGGCCGGCCCCGGCCGAGCGAGGCGCCGTCCCAGCTGGGCTCGCCCTCGCGGGCGGCCATCCACAGCATCGGGTCGAGGGGGTTCTTCTTGCCCGGGCGGTCCGGGTCACCGCCGCGCTCGGCGGACAGCAGCCGCATGGCGGCCGCGTCGAGGTTCGAGACCGAGCCGAAGTTCGCGTCGGACTCGACGGAGAAGTAGATGTCGCCCTCCAGCTCGTAGGCCGCGCCGAGTTCACGCAGCCGCTCCACGAGCGGGACGATGCCGGGTATCGCCTCGACGGCGCCTATGTAGTGCTGGGGCGGGAGTATGCGCAGGGCGGTCATGTCCTCGCGGAAGAGGGCCGTCTCCTTCTCGGCGAGGGCGACCCAGTCGACGCCGTCCCGCTCCGCGCGCTCCAGCAGCGGATCATCGACATCGGTCACGTTCTGGACGTAGTGGACCTGCCGCTTGGTGTCAAGCCACACGCGCTGCACGAGGTCGAACGCGTTGTAGGTCGCCGCGTGCCCTATGTGGGTCGCGTCGTACGGCGTGATGCCGCAGACATAGATACGGGCGACGGGACCGGGGTCGAGGGTGACGAGGCCGCCGGTCGCGGTGTCGTGGATCCTCAGGTCGCGGCCCTGACCAGGCAGGGCGGGGACCTCGGAAGCGGGCCAGGCATGCATGTACATGAGCCTAACCGGCCGCCAGCTGCGTATACGAACGGGATCGCGCCGGATGGCTTGTCAGGCCTTCTTGCATGTCGGCGGCCGATGTGCTGCGGGGTGCGAGAACGGGGACCGCACCTGGGGGTTCACGCGGGGGCGGGTTCACACCGGTGGCCAGGGGATGGCCGGCCATTCCCCGCTCGGCTCGGGGTGGACTCCCCCGGTGAGCAGGGCGTCGACACGCGCGCGTGTGGCGTCGATCTCAGCCGGGGTGATCAAGCCGCTCAGCCGCTCGCCCAGCGGCCCGCCGAGGGCTCCCCGCAGTCCCCCGAGGACGTCGACGGCCTCGGCGGTCAGCGGCTCCCCGGCCCAGCCCCACAGCAGCGTGCGCAGCTTGTCGTCGACGTTGAAGGTGACGCCGTGGTCGATGCCGTAGAGCCGGCCGTCGGGGGTGGGCAGCAGATGGCCGCCCTTGCGGTCGGCGTTGTTGATCACCGCGTCGAGGACGGCGAGCCGCCGCAGCCGCTCGTCGTCGGCGTGCACCAGGAGCGCGGTGCGGCCCTCACCGACCTCGGCCAGGCCGATCGCCTTCCAGCCCGGCTCCGGTTCCTCGGCCTCGACCAGGGCGAGCAGCTCCGCCTCGGCCTGGACGTCGATCCACAGCTGGCACATGCCCTCGCCGTACGGCCCGTCGCGCAGCACGGTCGGCGGGACGAGTCCCCAGCCGGTGGCTTCGGAGACCGCGTAGGCGGCCACCTCGCGGCCGGCCAGGGTGCCGTCGGGAAAGTCCCACAGCGGGCGCTCCCCGGCCACCGGCTTGTAGATGCAGGAGGCTTCCCGGCCGTCCAGGGCGATCGTGCAGAACAGAGCGGCGTTGGAGGCCTCGCGGATCCGGCCGCGGACGGTCAGCTCACCCTGCGCGAGCAGTTCGGCGGCGGCCGCGTCGGCCCTGGTGTCGGCGGCGGTCACGCTCCGCGGCGGTATCCGTTCTGGCGCGGACATACGTGTCCTTCCGGATCGAGCGGGAGGCTGCACAGCGGGCACGGCGGCCGCCCGGCGTTGACGACGTCGAGGGCACGCTTGGCGAAGGCCCTGGCCTGCGCGCCGGTCAGCCGGACCCGCAGCATCGGGGGCCCGTTCTCCTCGTCCTGGAGCAGCCGCTCCTCGGCCTCGGCGAGGTCCTCCTCGGTGTCGGCGTCCAGCTCGACCAGGGCCTGCGCCTCGACGATCATGCGCTGTTCCTCGCCGTCCCAGGCCAGCGCCATGGTGCCGACGCGGAACTCCTCCTCGATGGGGGTCTCCAGCGGGGCGGTGTCGGAGATCTCGGTGGGCGCCACGGCGGGGACGGAGGCGCTGCCGCCGCTACGCCGTACGACCTCGTCGAGGAGTTCGTCCATGCGTTCGGCGAGCGCGGCCACCTGGGTCTTCTCCAGAGCCACGCTGGTCACCCGGGAGCCTGCGATGGCCTGGAGGAAGAACGTACGGCGTCCGGGCAGTCCGACCGTGCCGGCCACGAAGCGGTCCGGCGGGTCGTAGAGGAACACCTGACGGGACACGTCCTGTCTCCATTGGATTCGAGAGTTTCAGCGGTGCGGGAGTCTCAGCGAGCGGGTGACCGCGGATGCGCGACGGTGCGGACCGGTGCGGACCGCTTCACCCTACTGCGGCAGACGATCACGGTGCGCCCGCACCACCCCCGACCGGTGCGTCGCCCTCACCAGCTTCCTCACCAGGTTCCTCGCGCGGGGCGAGCGAGGCGAAATCCCCGGTGTCGCCCAGGCGAACGAGAAACGGCCGAAGCCGGGTGTAGCGGATCGCGGTGACGGAACACGGCTCCACGGAGATCCGCTGGAACAGGTCGAGATGGAGGCCGAGGGCGTCGGCGACCAGGGATTTGATGATGTCACCGTGGGAGCACATCAGGTAGACGGCGTCGGCGCCGTGCTCGCGCTCCACGCGCGCGTTCCACTCGCGTACGGCCTCGGCGGCGCGGGTCTGCATGGCGCGCAGGGACTCGCCGCCGGGGAACGCGGCGGCCGACGGGTGGGCCTGGACGATCTCCATGAGCGGTTCGTCCATCAGCTCGGCGAGCTTGCGGCCGGACCAGTCGCCGTAGTGGCACTCCCCGATCCGTTCGTCGGTGTGGGCGCGCAGCTCCGGGCGGGCCTCCAGGAGCGGCCGCAGGGTCTCCTGGCAGCGCTGCAGGGGGCTCGTGACGACCTCGGAGATCGGCAGCGCGGCGAGCCGTGCGGGCAGCGCGGCGGCCTGCGCGGCGCCGCGCTCGTCCAGGGCGACGCCGGGCGTCCAGCCGGCGAGCACCGCGGAGGTGTTGGCGGTGGAACGTCCGTGCCGGACGAGGATCAGCGTGGGCATGCGGCCCAGGGTAGGCGCATCATCACATGCATGGGCGACCGGGCGAGGGGAGAATGCGCTCCGTGATCGTCGACTGCGCCATCTACCGGCACGGGCACCGCACGGAGGGCCCGGAGGACCTGTCCGACGCGCTCGCCGAGGCGCGGGCGGCGGGCGGATTCGTGTGGATCGGCCTGTACGAGCCGTCCGAGCGCGAGTTCGACCTGGTCACCCAGGAGTTCGCGCTGCATCCTCTGGCGGTCGAGGACGCCCTCAACGCGCATCAGCGGCCCAAGCTGGAGGTGTACGACGACTCGCTGTTCATGGTACTGAAGCCGGTCGCGTACGACGCGGACAGTGACATCGTCTCGGCCGGCGAGATCATGGTCTTCATCGGCAACTGCTTCGTGGTCACCGTCCGCCACGGCGAGATCTCGCCGCTGGCCGCCGTACGGCACCGGCTGGAGGAGGAGCCGGAGATGCTCGACAAGGGCCCGACCGCCGTGCTGTACGCGATCTCCGACGCGGTCGTCGACCACTATCTGGAGGTGGCGACGGAGCTGGGGAACGACCTGGAGGAGCTGGAGGCGGAGGTGTTCCGGCCGGAGGGCGGCGGCTCGCGGCACACCGCGTCCCGGATCTACGGCTTCAAACGGCAGATCCTGGAGTTCCGCCGGGCCACCGGCCCGCTGGCGCTGCCGCTGACCCGGCTGGCGGGCACCGGACCGTTCGGCGCCACGGTGCCCTTCGTGCACGACAAGGCGCGCCCGTTCTTCCGGGACGTCGGCGACCACCTGATGCGGGTGAACGAGTCCGTGGAGGCCCTGGACCGGCTGGTGTCGGACATGCTGTCGGCGCATCTGGCGCAGATGAGCGTGCGGCAGAACGACGACATGCGGAAGATCTCCTCGTGGGCCGCCATGGCCGCGGTCCCCATGATGATCGCGGGCATCTACGGCATGAACTTCGACCACATGCCGGAGCTGCACTGGCTGTGGTCGTACCCGGCGGTGATCCTGCTGATGGCGGCCCTGGAGGTGCTGCTGTACCGGCTGTTCAAGGAGCGCGGCCGGCTGTGAGAGCCCCGATGCGGCCCGGCTCAGGCGAACTCGTGGGCGGGGATGGCGGGGCCGCCGAGGGCGTCGCGGTGCTCGGGCAGGCGGAGGACGAGCATGCGGCGCCAGCCGACGAGGCGTTCGTAGCCGTACACGGCACGGATGCCGGCCGCGAGTACGGCGGACTTCGCCCTCGGCCAGCCGAGGATGCGGCCCATGTGGGCCATGGCGGCGAGGCTGACGTCCCGGTAGATGCGGGTCTCGGCGAGCGCGCAGGTGCGCAGGGTGCGCCGGATCAGCCTGCCGTGCCCGGCGGCGGCGAACCGCAGCAGTTCCTCGTGGGTGTAGGCGAGGTGGTTGTCCTCGTCGTCCGAGATCATGCGGACCGCCTTGCCGACCTCGGGATGGTCGCCGAAGTTCCGGCGGAGCATCACCATCTGGTCGGCGGCGCGCTGTTCGGTGACCCGGCTGTGGGAGAGGTAGACGATGAGGTCCCGCACGGTGAGCGGCTCGTCCCCGCGGAGCTTGTCGTGGGCAAGACCGATGCCGTGCCGCTCCAGGAGCATCGTGTAGTCGGTCTCGGGCGGTACGGCGACGGGGGTGAGCCCGCGCTTCTTCAGCAGGGCGTGGAAGATGCGTCCGTGTTTGTCCTCGTCGGCGCCGTGGCGGGCGATCTTCGGGGCCAGTCGGCGTGCGCTGCCCGGCGCCAGGAAGGCGATCCGGCCGTTCTCCCAGCCGCCCTGGGACTCCCCGCCGGCGGCGATGGAGCAGAAGAGCCGGAACGACTCGTCGTGGTCGAGGATCTCCTGGAACAGACTCCTGGCCGACAGCATGGACGCCACCTCTCCGGACGATTCCTCAGCATTCCGCGACATTCGGTGTTCTTCGTGATATTCCGCAAAGAACGAGTCAAATGCGGGCAGAGCGGAGCCGCAACACGGGTGTCGGGTGACTCGGCCGAAAGAAGGAACGCAGGTGTCGTAACCGCACGACGTCCGGCGCGTTGTTCCCGGTGACGGCCGTGGCGGGGAAGTCCCCCGAGCCCCCACCACGGCCGCTGATGCTGTCCAGGGCCTGTCCGGCGGATCAGGCCGCAGGACATCGGCGGCACGCCATCAGCACGGCAGGAGCAGCCGGACAGGCCTAGGCCAGTCCGGCGCGTTCCAGGGCCTCGCTGCCGGCGCGCAGGGAGGCGAGCCGCTCCTCCAGTGTGAAACCGGCGGGCGACAGGCTGAGCGTGGTGACACCGGCGGCGGCGTAGGCCTTCATCCGGTCGGCGATCCGGTCGACGGAGCCCAGCAGTGTCGTCTTGTCGATGAGGTCCTGCGGGATCGCGGCGGCGGCGCCCTGCTTGTCGCCGGACAGGTACTTCTGCTGGATCTCGGCGGCCTCCTTCTCGTACCCCATGCGCTGGGCGAGCTGGTTGTAGAAGTTCTGCTTGGCGCTGCCCATGCCCCCGACGTACAGCGCGGTGTAGGGGCGGAAGGTGTCGGCGAGGCGGGCCACGTCCTTGTCGTCGCCGACGGCCAGCGGGAGGGTCGGGCACACGTCGAACCCGTCGAGCGTCTTGCCCGCCTTCTCGCGGCCCGCGCGCAGGTACTTGAGCGTGGTGTCCTCGAGGTGGTCGGCGGAGGGGAAGATCAGCAGGGCACCGTCGGCGATCTCGCCGGTCTGCTCCAGGTTCTTCGGGCCGATCGCCGCGATGTAGAGCGGGATGTGCTCGCGCTGCGGGTGCACGGTCAGCTTGATCGGCTTGCCCGGGCCGCCCGGCAGCGGCAGCGTCCAGTGCTCGCCCTCGTACGTCAGCCGCTCCCGCGTCATCGCCTTGCGCACGATCTCCACGTACTCGCGGGTGCGGGCCAGCGGCTTGTCGAACTTGACGCCGTACCAGCCCTCGGAGACCTGCGGGCCGGAGACGCCGAGGCCGAGCCGGAAGCGGCCGCCGGAGAGCGAGTCGAGCGTGGCCGCGGTCATCGCCGTCATCGCGGGCTGGCGGGCCGGGATCTGGAAGATGGCCGAGCCGACGTCGATGCGCTCGGTCTGCGCGGCGACCCAGGACAGGACCGTCGCCGCGTC
The genomic region above belongs to Streptomyces sp. CG1 and contains:
- the glpK gene encoding glycerol kinase GlpK; amino-acid sequence: MTDAHTAGPFIAAIDQGTTSSRCIVFDKDGRIVSVDQKEHEQIFPKPGWVEHNANEIWTNVQEVVAGAIQKAGITRDDIKAIGITNQRETTVLWDKNTGEPVYNALVWQDTRTDSLCRELGRNVGQDRFRRETGLPLASYFSGPKARWLLDNVEGLKERAEAGDILFGTMDTWVIWNLTGGVDGGKHVTDVTNASRTLLMNLHTMQWDEKIAESIGVPLQILPEIRSSAEVYGEVTGGKLGDLLGGIPVASALGDQQAALFGQCCFAEGETKSTYGTGTFMVMNTGDKIINSYAGLLTTVGYKIGEQPTVYALEGSIAVTGSLVQWMRDQMGLISTAAEIETLALSVEDNGGAYFVPAFSGLFAPHWRSDARGVIAGLTRYVTKAHLARAVLEATAWQTREIADAMVKDSGDELVALKVDGGMTANNLLMQTLSDVLDAPVVRPMVAETTCLGAAYAAGLAVGFWSSTDELRANWRRAAEWTPRMDAETRDREYKNWLKAVDRTMGWIEDES
- a CDS encoding FAD-dependent oxidoreductase; amino-acid sequence: MTSQSTLQSVPALGTHPASGSNPSRAETREQLSKASYDLLVIGGGILGISTAWHAAQSGLRVALVDAGDFAGATSSASSKLLHGGLRYLQTGAVKLVAENHFERRAVSRQVAPHLANPLTFYLPVYKGGPHGAAKLGAGVFAYSALSAFGDGVGHLLSPARAAQDVPELRTENLKAVAVYGDDQMNDARMALMTVRAAVESGAVVLNHAEVTGLRFTKGRVTGAELKDRLSGAEFGVNARLVLNATGPWVDHLRKLEDPNAAPSIRLSKGAHLVLKRTSPWKAALATPIDKYRITFALPWEDMLLLGTTDEEYEGDPADVDVNEKDIAQILDEAAFSVRDQQLKRDLITYAFAGLRVLPGGPGDTAKAKRETVVTEGKGGMLSVAGGKWTTFRHIGRTVMQKLEALPGHPLGDDFEPISSLPKKLPLPGVANPRAVAHRLLVDHPAPGPRMAADTAKHLATHYGSLAFDIARLANENPDLAERVHPDAPEIWAQVVWARDHEWAETQDDVLRRRTTLTIRGLATDEVRAKVQDLLDKK
- a CDS encoding SMI1/KNR4 family protein; the protein is MNNDHVDPADVAALREAFGIGDGGESALGWEAVRAFEAEHGVILPEPYRTCVAEVTDGSFQGPPEYGLVALAEGGGKQRLAEPFPLTRIWLWEEDDGGYEDPDAVVEQVAGDGSIVLGTDGCGMDWHLIVSGPHRGHIWQITGEGAVPFGAEFGHTTAEPGFAGWVRHWADGKEWFDGSAT
- a CDS encoding FadR/GntR family transcriptional regulator → MAVTDEAIEKIKDMIVSGALRPGDRLPKESELAAELGLSRNSLREAVRALSLIRILDVRQGDGTYVTSLDPQLLLEAMSFVVDFHRDDTVLEFLAVRRILEPAATAMAAFKISEQQLDALSAQLDALGEEPSVEELVAADLEFHRGIVRGAGNSVLCSLLDGLSGPTTRARIWRGLTQEDAVGRTLREHRAILAALRDRDAEAARSWATVHIASVEQWLRSTL
- a CDS encoding PAC2 family protein, which codes for MIELEGVPELIDPVMVAAFEGWNDAGDAASTAVAHLEREWKGEVFAALDAEDYYDFQVNRPTVFMDGGVRKITWPTTRLSVVRVGGEKPRDLVLVRGIEPSMRWRSFCNELLGFAHELGVELVVILGALLGDTPHTRPVPVSGVTSDPDLAERMDLEETKYEGPTGIVGVLQEACTHAGVPAVSLWAAVPHYVSQPPNPKATLALLNRLEDLLDLRIPQGELPEDARAWQVGVDQLAAEDSEVAEYVQTLEEARDTAELPEASGEAIAREFERYLRRRDVSPPPPGGHATADGGDGGPWLRDSPSGKTRPPNASGGSGGSGGSKGTDSKGDDEDDPED
- the mshC gene encoding cysteine--1-D-myo-inosityl 2-amino-2-deoxy-alpha-D-glucopyranoside ligase; this translates as MHAWPASEVPALPGQGRDLRIHDTATGGLVTLDPGPVARIYVCGITPYDATHIGHAATYNAFDLVQRVWLDTKRQVHYVQNVTDVDDPLLERAERDGVDWVALAEKETALFREDMTALRILPPQHYIGAVEAIPGIVPLVERLRELGAAYELEGDIYFSVESDANFGSVSNLDAAAMRLLSAERGGDPDRPGKKNPLDPMLWMAAREGEPSWDGASLGRGRPGWHIECVAIALDHLGMGFDVQGGGSDLAFPHHEMGASHAQVLTGEFPMAKAYVHAGMVALHGAKMSKSKGNLVFVSQLRRDGVDPAAIRLALLGHHYRADWEWTDEVLQDAMARLGRWRAAVSRPDGPSADALVEEIREALTNDLDAPAALAAVDRWAERQETEDGTDTGAPGVVTRAVDALLGVAL
- a CDS encoding SCO1664 family protein translates to MSAPERIPPRSVTAADTRADAAAAELLAQGELTVRGRIREASNAALFCTIALDGREASCIYKPVAGERPLWDFPDGTLAGREVAAYAVSEATGWGLVPPTVLRDGPYGEGMCQLWIDVQAEAELLALVEAEEPEPGWKAIGLAEVGEGRTALLVHADDERLRRLAVLDAVINNADRKGGHLLPTPDGRLYGIDHGVTFNVDDKLRTLLWGWAGEPLTAEAVDVLGGLRGALGGPLGERLSGLITPAEIDATRARVDALLTGGVHPEPSGEWPAIPWPPV